A stretch of Lentibacillus sp. JNUCC-1 DNA encodes these proteins:
- the hpaE gene encoding 5-carboxymethyl-2-hydroxymuconate semialdehyde dehydrogenase — protein MKDIQLYINGAFVPAQNQAMFDNLNPYTEQRINQVASGGKKDIQAACAAAEAAFKDGPWGHMKLKDRMSYIEKIADLIDDAVDEIAVMESHDTGLPISQTRKMVARAAENFRFYSRMVQTHLHGDAYQVDDTFINYTVYQPLGPVGLITPWNAPFMLTTWKVAPALASGNTVVLKPAELSPLSANKLAEIIDAAGVPNGVFNVVHGYGETAGAALVQNTKVKAISFTGETVTGKTIIRNSADSLKKTSMELGGKSPIIVFDDADFDRALDAAVWGIFSFNGERCTANSRLFIHSAIKEPFIKALKHRVDQVKMGDPMDDSTELGPLIDHGHFSKVSGYIDKAEIEGCEVYQGALPSGISKGHFVPPTLLLNARNDMQASQEEIFGPVMSVIEFSSEEEAIQLANEIEYGLAGYVWTNDIKRGHRVAQAVDAGMLWVNAQNVRDLRIPFGGMKSSGIGREGGHHALLEFYTEPKAIHVSIADHPIPQFGKAY, from the coding sequence ATGAAAGATATTCAACTTTATATTAATGGAGCCTTTGTCCCAGCACAGAACCAAGCCATGTTTGATAATTTAAATCCTTACACAGAACAGCGAATAAACCAAGTGGCTTCCGGGGGCAAGAAAGATATTCAGGCGGCATGCGCGGCTGCAGAAGCTGCATTCAAAGATGGGCCCTGGGGTCACATGAAGCTGAAAGACCGGATGTCCTATATTGAAAAGATTGCCGATTTGATTGATGACGCTGTTGATGAGATCGCTGTTATGGAGTCACATGATACTGGCTTGCCCATTTCTCAAACACGTAAAATGGTCGCCAGGGCTGCGGAAAATTTTCGTTTCTATTCGCGCATGGTACAAACCCATTTACACGGTGACGCCTATCAAGTCGATGATACGTTTATTAACTATACCGTGTACCAGCCACTTGGGCCGGTTGGGCTCATCACGCCATGGAATGCCCCATTTATGCTGACGACTTGGAAGGTCGCACCGGCTCTCGCCTCAGGTAACACAGTTGTTTTAAAGCCTGCAGAACTGTCACCGCTGTCAGCCAACAAACTCGCTGAGATTATTGATGCAGCAGGCGTTCCAAACGGTGTGTTCAATGTGGTGCATGGGTACGGAGAGACAGCTGGGGCAGCACTCGTTCAAAACACCAAAGTGAAAGCGATTTCATTTACTGGCGAAACGGTCACCGGTAAAACCATCATTCGGAATTCCGCTGATTCACTTAAGAAAACCTCAATGGAACTTGGCGGAAAGTCGCCGATTATTGTGTTTGACGATGCCGATTTTGACAGAGCCCTTGATGCGGCGGTCTGGGGGATCTTTTCCTTTAATGGGGAACGCTGTACAGCAAATTCCAGATTATTTATCCATTCCGCGATCAAGGAGCCGTTCATCAAGGCACTCAAACATCGTGTGGACCAGGTAAAGATGGGGGACCCGATGGACGACTCGACTGAACTTGGACCATTGATTGACCACGGTCATTTCTCCAAAGTATCGGGTTATATCGATAAGGCTGAAATAGAAGGCTGTGAGGTATACCAGGGGGCGTTACCATCTGGGATTTCCAAAGGCCACTTTGTACCGCCGACCCTGTTATTAAACGCTCGAAATGATATGCAGGCCTCACAGGAAGAAATTTTTGGCCCAGTGATGTCAGTGATTGAATTTTCCAGTGAAGAAGAAGCAATTCAGCTTGCAAACGAGATCGAATATGGGTTGGCAGGATACGTCTGGACGAATGACATTAAGCGCGGTCATCGTGTGGCACAGGCGGTTGATGCCGGGATGCTGTGGGTGAATGCCCAAAACGTGCGTGATTTGAGAATTCCGTTTGGCGGCATGAAATCCAGCGGCATCGGACGAGAAGGCGGGCATCATGCACTTCTTGAATTTTACACAGAACCAAAAGCAATTCACGTGTCGATTGCGGACCATCCCATCCCGCAATTTGGCAAAGCGTATTGA